CTTCGAGAATCCGCGAAGCACAGGTGGTGGGCAGTGTCAGCGTCGCGAGGTTGTCCTTGATGGCCACGGGCACACCAGCCAGCGCGCCCGTGCCTGTCAGTGCGCCCGTGGTCGTCGCGTCACGATCGAGCGACAGAAACGCGTTGAGACCGGCCACGTCGTTGCGGTCGAAGCACTGCCAGGCGTCGGCCACGGTGTGTGTACGCAACGAAGACGGAATGGCCGTCTCGTGCATCGGGGTCGGCGAATTCGTTTCGCTCATGCGGCGTCGCCCTCATCGGCCGAGGCCCCCTGCGCGCCGTGCGTGGTCAATCGCGGCACGAGGAAGAATCCATCACGCATGGCCGGCGCGAACGACTCGCGGGTGCGTTGCAGCGCATCGGCCGGTCGCGCATCCGGGCGCAGCGGTGCCGCCTGGTCGGGCGGGGTGAGCGGTACGCCGGACACATCCACCTGCTGCAGCACATCCATGTGCGCGAGAATGCCGTTCAACTCCCCGACGAGCGCCGGAATGCGCTGCTCGTCGAGTCCAAGGCGGGCGAGTGTCGCCACGTGCCGCACATCATCCGGTGTCACCGACATCAATCCCACCCTCGTTCGAGCTTTGCCTGGGCGAGAACGAGCGTCTTCCGCCCGATCTCCTCATCGTCGAAATCGATACGCACCTTGGTATCACGACCGCTGCCGGTGAGCTCCGCGATGGTTCCGGTGCCGAATCTGGCGTGTTTCACGCGCTCTCCCGGCTGGAAGAGTGGTGTATCCTGCGATTCATCCTCGGGCTCCGGCGGTCCCTTGGGCTGCTCACGACGATTGGGTGTACTGAAGCCGGTGGGTGCCTTGCCAAAGGGAATGTCGCGACTGTTGACGCCTGTACCGGTCCCGCTCCGGTACCCCGCCGAGCCGTAGGGGCCAACCGATCGTCGGCCTCCCGCTCCGCCCGAGGCGCCGGAACCGGTGCCGTTGTAGCCACTTCTCCCCCAATCGTCACCCGAACGCCGGCTGCCGTAGCCACTGCCCGCGCTCCCATAGCCGCCAAATGTCCCGCGCCCCTCGGCCTTGGCGCGCGCCGTCTTGCCGCGTTCGGCCAGCGAGGGGGTGATGACATCGAGGAAGCGCGACGGCATGGAGTACATCAGCTCCCCATTGCG
The nucleotide sequence above comes from Gemmatimonas aurantiaca. Encoded proteins:
- the gatC gene encoding Asp-tRNA(Asn)/Glu-tRNA(Gln) amidotransferase subunit GatC → MSVTPDDVRHVATLARLGLDEQRIPALVGELNGILAHMDVLQQVDVSGVPLTPPDQAAPLRPDARPADALQRTRESFAPAMRDGFFLVPRLTTHGAQGASADEGDAA